One window of the Pseudomonas knackmussii B13 genome contains the following:
- a CDS encoding cupin domain-containing protein, with product MSYEEVAPETQGVTVQLLTTVDLGPEIEGMAGRQLRMRLVTIEPGGVFGPVHNHVDRPGTVYILQGTITDHRNGIATDYGPGVGWPEDHNTTHWLENRGTVPAVEISVDIVRHS from the coding sequence ATGAGCTACGAAGAGGTGGCACCCGAAACCCAAGGCGTCACGGTGCAGTTGCTGACGACGGTCGATCTCGGCCCCGAGATCGAGGGCATGGCCGGGCGGCAGTTGCGTATGCGCCTGGTGACCATCGAGCCCGGCGGGGTGTTCGGGCCGGTGCACAACCACGTCGACCGGCCCGGCACGGTGTACATCCTGCAGGGCACCATCACCGACCATCGCAACGGCATCGCCACCGATTACGGGCCGGGCGTGGGCTGGCCCGAGGACCACAACACCACGCACTGGCTGGAGAATCGCGGCACTGTCCCGGCGGTGGAGATTTCGGTCGATATCGTCCGGCATTCGTGA
- a CDS encoding organic hydroperoxide resistance protein yields the protein MTAQLEKVLYTAQTRTTGGRDGRGQSTDGSLDLPLSPPGSGRPGTNPEQLFAIGWAACFIGALRRAAQTLDIRVPADVAVGAEVSLGNTADGGFALAAQLTVELPGLSAEDKQRLVDAAHQLCPYSKATRGNIDVSFVLP from the coding sequence ATGACTGCCCAACTGGAAAAAGTCCTCTACACCGCACAGACCCGCACCACCGGCGGCCGCGACGGCCGCGGCCAATCCACCGACGGCAGCCTCGACCTGCCGCTGAGCCCGCCCGGCTCGGGCCGCCCGGGCACCAACCCCGAGCAGCTGTTCGCCATCGGCTGGGCGGCCTGCTTCATCGGCGCCCTGCGCCGCGCCGCGCAGACCCTGGATATCCGCGTGCCGGCCGATGTGGCGGTGGGGGCGGAAGTTTCGCTGGGCAACACCGCCGACGGCGGCTTCGCCCTGGCGGCGCAACTGACCGTGGAGCTGCCGGGCCTGTCCGCCGAGGACAAGCAACGCCTGGTGGATGCGGCGCACCAGCTGTGCCCGTACTCCAAGGCCACGCGCGGCAATATCGACGTGAGTTTCGTGTTGCCGTGA
- a CDS encoding DNA-binding domain-containing protein, with product MPESLNEQLRTLASHVRDPQRHAPPPGIEARRLAVYRQLFLGNITSLLSGAFPVLSASLGEKRWQKLVEGYYADPRCQTPLFTEVAGEFVGYLDEVSADLPDWAAELAHYEWVETALLLGEDREADHDPQGDLLDGVPVLSATAWPLAYAWPVADIAPDHLPDAAPEQPTLLLARRGDDQQVHFSRLAPLAHGLLVSLQQWQLTGREHLQALAEISGADPEIIRTQGLALLQALRDQGVVLGTRPNCANLRRLSPVIRPTH from the coding sequence GTGCCTGAGTCCCTCAACGAACAACTGCGCACCCTGGCCAGCCACGTGCGCGACCCGCAGCGCCACGCGCCGCCGCCCGGCATCGAGGCGCGCCGCCTGGCGGTGTATCGCCAGCTGTTCCTGGGCAACATCACTTCGCTGCTGAGCGGCGCCTTCCCGGTGCTTAGCGCGAGCCTCGGCGAGAAGCGCTGGCAGAAGCTGGTGGAGGGCTACTACGCCGACCCGCGTTGCCAGACGCCGCTGTTCACCGAAGTGGCCGGGGAGTTCGTCGGCTACCTCGATGAAGTCTCGGCTGACCTGCCGGACTGGGCGGCCGAGCTGGCCCATTACGAGTGGGTAGAGACTGCCTTGCTGCTGGGCGAGGACCGCGAGGCGGACCACGACCCGCAAGGCGATCTGCTCGACGGCGTGCCAGTGCTTTCTGCGACTGCCTGGCCGCTGGCCTACGCCTGGCCGGTAGCGGATATCGCCCCCGACCACCTGCCAGACGCCGCGCCGGAACAACCGACCCTGCTGCTCGCCCGCCGTGGCGACGACCAGCAGGTGCATTTCTCGCGCCTGGCGCCGCTGGCCCATGGGCTGCTGGTGTCCCTGCAGCAGTGGCAGCTGACCGGCCGCGAGCATCTGCAGGCGCTGGCCGAGATCAGTGGTGCCGACCCCGAAATCATCCGCACGCAGGGCCTGGCCCTGCTGCAAGCCCTGCGCGATCAGGGCGTGGTGCTCGGCACCCGCCCCAATTGCGCCAACCTGCGCCGGCTGTCGCCGGTCATTCGCCCCACCCACTGA
- a CDS encoding DUF692 domain-containing protein — protein sequence MTAASLFGAGLGLRRALLPELLAADAGAVDFLECAPDNWIGVGGAFGKQLAALAERFPLSCHGLSLSLGGPAPLDLELLRRTREFLDQHRVPLFSEHLSYCSDDGQLYDLLPLPFTDEAVHHVAARIRQAQDVLGRRIAVENISYYAAPYQALSEIDFLRAVLEEADCDLLLDVNNLYVNAINHGYDAHAYLAELPAERVVSMHVAGHYDEAPDLKIDTHGATVKGDVWALLEQAYQRFGALPTLLERDFNFPPLAELLVEVEAIRERQSAVISLPEVRRA from the coding sequence ATGACTGCTGCCTCCCTGTTTGGCGCGGGCCTTGGCCTGCGCCGCGCACTGCTCCCGGAACTGCTGGCGGCCGACGCTGGCGCGGTGGACTTCCTCGAATGCGCGCCGGACAACTGGATCGGCGTCGGCGGCGCCTTCGGCAAGCAACTGGCGGCCCTCGCCGAACGCTTCCCGCTGAGCTGCCACGGCCTGTCGCTGTCGCTCGGCGGGCCGGCGCCGCTGGACCTGGAGCTGCTGCGGCGCACCCGCGAGTTCCTCGACCAGCACCGCGTGCCGCTGTTCAGCGAACACCTGAGCTACTGCTCCGACGACGGCCAGCTTTACGACCTGCTGCCGCTGCCGTTCACCGACGAAGCGGTGCACCACGTCGCCGCGCGCATTCGCCAAGCGCAGGACGTGCTCGGCCGGCGCATCGCCGTGGAGAACATTTCCTACTACGCCGCGCCCTACCAGGCGCTGAGCGAAATCGACTTCCTGCGTGCCGTGCTGGAGGAAGCGGATTGCGACCTGCTGCTGGACGTCAACAACCTATACGTCAACGCGATCAACCACGGCTACGACGCCCATGCCTATCTCGCCGAGCTGCCGGCGGAGCGTGTGGTAAGCATGCATGTGGCCGGGCATTACGACGAAGCGCCGGACCTGAAGATCGACACCCACGGCGCCACCGTGAAAGGCGATGTCTGGGCGCTGCTGGAGCAGGCCTACCAGCGCTTCGGCGCGCTGCCGACGCTGCTGGAGCGCGACTTCAACTTCCCGCCGCTGGCCGAGCTGCTGGTGGAGGTCGAGGCGATCCGCGAGCGGCAGAGTGCCGTCATCAGCCTGCCGGAGGTGCGTCGTGCCTGA
- the kdpF gene encoding K(+)-transporting ATPase subunit F, whose protein sequence is MTLFHLVGAIVATLLLVYLIAALLFPEDFL, encoded by the coding sequence ATGACCCTGTTCCATCTCGTCGGCGCCATCGTCGCCACGCTGCTGCTCGTCTACCTGATCGCCGCGCTGCTGTTCCCGGAGGACTTCCTATGA
- the kdpA gene encoding potassium-transporting ATPase subunit KdpA: MSLQAGTLLGAFLIALLVLSWPLGWFIDAVMAGRIRLLTRIEAPLYRIAGTRAEDEMGWLPYTLSVLLFNVLGVVAVYLLQRLQAMLPLNPQHFGAVTPDSAFNTAISFVTNTNWQGYSGEATMSYLTQMLALAVQNFFSAATGIVVAIALVRGFARHSAQSIGNAWIDLTRVTLWVLLPVSFLLALFLVSQGAIQNLAPYQDVTTLEVSHYQLPKLDADGQPVRDAQGDALMEERSSPTQTIAMGPVASQEAIKLLGTNGGGFFNANSAHPYENPTPLSNFAQMLAIFAIPAALCFVFGRMVGDARQGWAVLIAMTLMFVTGVIAANHYELLGNPQFQALGVDPAGGNMEGKETRFGIAASSLFATVTTSASCGAVIAMHDSFTPLGGAVALVMMQLGEVVFGGVGSGLYGMLVFALLAVFIAGLMIGRTPEYLGKKIEAFEMKMVAIAILVTPLLVLCGTAIAVMADAGRVGVANPGPHGFSEILYAFTSAANNNGSAFAGLSANTPFYNSLLGIAMWFGRFGVLVPVLAIAGSLAAKKRLAATAGTMPTHGPLFVVLLIGTVLLVGLLNYVPALALGPGIEHLLLFK; this comes from the coding sequence ATGAGCCTCCAGGCGGGGACGCTGCTGGGCGCCTTCCTGATCGCGCTGCTGGTGCTGTCATGGCCCCTCGGCTGGTTCATCGACGCGGTGATGGCCGGACGGATTCGACTGCTGACCCGTATCGAGGCCCCGCTCTATCGCATCGCCGGAACCCGCGCCGAAGACGAGATGGGCTGGCTGCCCTACACCCTCTCGGTGCTGCTCTTCAATGTGCTCGGCGTAGTGGCGGTTTATCTCCTGCAGCGCCTGCAGGCCATGCTGCCGCTCAACCCGCAGCACTTCGGCGCGGTCACCCCGGACTCGGCCTTCAACACCGCGATCAGCTTTGTCACCAACACCAACTGGCAGGGCTACAGCGGCGAAGCCACCATGAGCTACCTGACCCAGATGCTCGCCCTGGCCGTGCAGAACTTCTTCTCCGCGGCAACCGGAATAGTGGTGGCGATTGCCCTGGTGCGCGGCTTCGCCCGGCACAGCGCGCAGAGCATCGGCAATGCCTGGATCGACCTCACCCGCGTCACCCTCTGGGTGCTGCTGCCGGTGTCGTTCCTGCTGGCCCTGTTCCTGGTCAGCCAGGGCGCGATCCAGAACCTCGCTCCCTATCAGGACGTGACCACCCTGGAGGTCAGCCATTACCAGTTGCCCAAGCTCGACGCGGACGGCCAGCCGGTGCGAGACGCCCAGGGCGACGCGCTGATGGAAGAGCGCAGCAGCCCGACCCAGACCATCGCCATGGGGCCGGTGGCCTCCCAGGAGGCGATCAAGTTGCTGGGCACCAACGGCGGTGGCTTCTTCAATGCGAACTCGGCGCACCCCTACGAAAACCCCACGCCGCTGAGCAACTTCGCGCAGATGCTGGCGATCTTCGCGATACCGGCGGCGCTGTGCTTCGTCTTTGGCCGCATGGTCGGCGACGCGCGCCAGGGCTGGGCGGTACTGATCGCGATGACGCTGATGTTCGTGACCGGGGTAATAGCCGCGAACCACTACGAACTGCTGGGCAACCCGCAATTCCAGGCACTGGGCGTGGACCCGGCGGGAGGCAACATGGAAGGCAAGGAAACACGCTTCGGCATCGCCGCTTCCAGCCTCTTCGCCACCGTGACCACGTCCGCGTCCTGTGGCGCGGTCATTGCCATGCACGACTCCTTCACGCCGCTGGGCGGGGCCGTTGCGCTGGTGATGATGCAGCTTGGCGAAGTGGTGTTCGGCGGCGTCGGCAGCGGTCTCTACGGGATGCTGGTGTTCGCCCTGCTGGCGGTGTTCATCGCCGGGCTGATGATCGGTCGAACCCCCGAGTACCTGGGCAAGAAGATCGAAGCCTTCGAGATGAAGATGGTGGCCATCGCCATCCTCGTCACGCCCCTCCTGGTGCTGTGCGGCACGGCGATCGCGGTCATGGCCGACGCTGGCCGCGTGGGCGTCGCCAACCCCGGCCCCCACGGTTTCTCGGAAATCCTCTACGCCTTCACCTCGGCGGCCAACAACAACGGCAGTGCCTTCGCCGGGCTGTCGGCCAACACGCCCTTCTACAACAGCCTGCTCGGCATCGCCATGTGGTTCGGTCGCTTCGGCGTACTGGTGCCGGTGCTGGCCATCGCCGGCAGCCTGGCGGCGAAGAAGCGCCTGGCGGCCACCGCCGGGACCATGCCGACCCACGGCCCGCTGTTCGTGGTGCTGCTGATCGGCACCGTGCTGCTGGTCGGCCTGCTCAACTACGTGCCGGCGCTCGCGCTGGGGCCGGGCATCGAGCACCTGCTGCTGTTCAAGTGA
- the kdpB gene encoding potassium-transporting ATPase subunit KdpB: MSRKTFTLFDPTLVRPALVDALRKLDPRVQWHNPVMFMVYIGALLTTALWLQALVGEGETSSAFILAITLWLWFTVFFANFAEALAEGRSKAQAASLRELKKETWAKKLSEPNYASEWQLVHASDLRRGDVVLVEVGDQAQALIPADGEVIEGVASVDESAITGESAPVIREAGGDFSGVTGGTRVLSDWLVIRITTNPGETFVDRMIAMVENAKRQKTPNEIALSILLVALSIVFLGVTVTLLPFSLYGVAVTGAGSPVTVTVLIALLVCLIPTTIAGLLSAVGVAGMSRMMQANVIVTSGRAVEAAGDVDVLLLDKTGTITLGNRQASAFLAAPGVSARDLADAAQLASLADETPEGRSVVVLAKQQYNLRQRDIQALGARFVHFSAQTRMSGVDLGERRVRKGAAEAIRAYVEAQGGNFPPQVLGMVGDVSRRGSTPLVVCEGAEVLGIIELKDIVKGGIRERFAELRRMGIKTVMVTGDNRLTAAAIAAEAGVDDFLAEARPEDKLELIRRHQREGRLVAMTGDGTNDAPALAQADVAVAMNSGTQAAKEAGNMVDLDSNPTKLIEVVETGKQMLMTRGSLTTFSVANDVAKYFAIIPAAFVTPYPHLNAMNVMHLSSPNSAVLSAVIFNALIIVFLIPLALKGVRYRPVGAASLLRRNLLIYGLGGVIVPFIGIKVIDLALTLAGLA; the protein is encoded by the coding sequence ATGAGCCGAAAGACCTTCACCCTGTTCGACCCCACCCTGGTGCGTCCAGCCCTAGTCGACGCCCTGCGCAAGCTCGACCCGCGCGTGCAGTGGCACAACCCGGTGATGTTCATGGTCTACATCGGCGCCCTCCTCACCACCGCGCTCTGGCTGCAGGCGTTGGTCGGCGAGGGGGAAACGAGCAGCGCTTTCATCCTGGCGATCACGCTGTGGCTGTGGTTCACCGTGTTCTTCGCCAATTTCGCCGAAGCCCTGGCCGAGGGTCGCAGCAAGGCGCAGGCGGCCTCGCTGCGCGAACTGAAGAAGGAGACCTGGGCGAAGAAACTGAGCGAACCGAACTACGCCTCCGAATGGCAACTGGTGCACGCCAGCGACCTGCGCAGGGGCGACGTGGTGCTGGTCGAGGTCGGCGACCAGGCACAGGCGCTGATCCCGGCCGACGGCGAGGTCATCGAGGGCGTCGCCTCGGTGGACGAATCGGCCATCACCGGCGAATCGGCTCCGGTCATCCGCGAGGCCGGCGGCGACTTCTCCGGGGTGACCGGCGGCACCCGGGTGCTCTCGGACTGGCTGGTGATCCGCATCACCACCAACCCGGGCGAGACCTTCGTCGACCGCATGATCGCCATGGTGGAAAACGCCAAGCGACAGAAAACGCCCAATGAGATCGCCCTGTCGATCCTGCTGGTGGCGCTGAGCATCGTATTCCTCGGCGTGACCGTGACGCTGCTGCCCTTCTCGCTCTACGGCGTGGCCGTCACCGGCGCCGGTTCGCCGGTGACCGTCACCGTCCTGATCGCGCTGCTGGTCTGCCTGATCCCCACCACCATCGCCGGCCTGCTCTCGGCCGTGGGCGTGGCGGGCATGAGCCGGATGATGCAGGCCAACGTCATCGTCACCTCCGGCCGCGCCGTGGAAGCCGCCGGCGACGTCGACGTGCTGCTGCTGGACAAGACCGGCACCATCACCCTCGGCAACCGCCAGGCCTCGGCCTTCCTCGCCGCGCCCGGGGTCAGCGCGAGGGACCTGGCCGACGCCGCGCAACTGGCCTCTCTCGCCGACGAGACGCCGGAAGGCCGCAGCGTCGTGGTCCTGGCCAAGCAGCAGTACAACCTGCGCCAGCGCGACATCCAGGCACTCGGCGCCCGCTTCGTGCATTTTTCCGCGCAGACCCGCATGAGCGGCGTCGACCTCGGCGAGCGCAGGGTGCGCAAGGGCGCGGCGGAAGCCATCCGCGCTTACGTCGAAGCCCAGGGCGGCAACTTCCCGCCCCAGGTACTGGGCATGGTGGGAGACGTGTCTCGGCGCGGCAGCACGCCCCTGGTGGTCTGCGAGGGTGCCGAAGTGCTGGGCATCATCGAGCTGAAGGACATCGTCAAGGGCGGTATCCGCGAGCGCTTCGCCGAGCTGCGGCGCATGGGCATCAAGACGGTGATGGTCACCGGGGACAACCGCCTGACCGCCGCGGCCATCGCCGCCGAAGCGGGGGTCGACGACTTCCTCGCCGAGGCCCGCCCCGAGGACAAGCTGGAACTGATCCGCCGCCACCAGCGCGAAGGCCGGCTGGTCGCCATGACCGGCGACGGCACCAACGATGCGCCGGCGCTGGCCCAGGCCGACGTGGCGGTGGCGATGAACTCGGGTACCCAGGCGGCCAAGGAGGCCGGCAACATGGTCGACCTGGACAGCAACCCGACCAAGCTCATCGAGGTGGTCGAGACCGGCAAACAGATGCTGATGACCCGCGGCTCGCTGACCACCTTCTCGGTGGCCAACGACGTGGCCAAGTACTTCGCCATCATTCCGGCGGCGTTCGTCACCCCCTACCCGCACCTGAATGCGATGAACGTCATGCACCTGAGCAGCCCGAACTCGGCGGTGCTTTCCGCGGTGATCTTCAACGCGCTGATCATCGTGTTCCTCATTCCCCTGGCGCTGAAGGGCGTGCGCTACCGCCCGGTAGGCGCCGCCTCGCTGCTGCGGCGCAACCTGCTGATCTATGGCCTGGGCGGAGTGATCGTGCCGTTCATCGGCATCAAGGTCATCGACCTGGCCCTGACGCTGGCCGGCCTGGCCTGA
- the kdpC gene encoding potassium-transporting ATPase subunit KdpC, whose translation MLALLRPALVLFFVLSLITGLAYPLLTTRVATALFPYQAAGSLVFKDGKAVGSERIGQSFSDPRYFWSRPSATMPMPYNASASGGANLGPLNPALPDAIRSRAAALRAADPGNTAPVPVDLVTRSASGLDPHISVAAAEYQASRVARLRDLPLERVRTLIAEHTEGSAHDILGDQRVNVLLLNLALDSAH comes from the coding sequence ATGCTTGCCCTGCTGCGTCCCGCCCTGGTGCTGTTCTTCGTCCTCTCGCTGATCACCGGGCTCGCCTACCCCCTGCTCACCACCCGCGTGGCGACGGCGCTGTTCCCCTACCAGGCGGCCGGCAGCCTGGTGTTCAAGGACGGCAAGGCAGTGGGGTCGGAACGGATCGGCCAATCCTTCAGCGATCCCCGCTATTTCTGGAGCCGCCCTTCGGCGACCATGCCCATGCCCTACAACGCCAGCGCTTCCGGCGGCGCCAACCTGGGGCCGCTCAACCCCGCGCTGCCGGACGCGATCAGGTCGCGCGCGGCCGCCTTGCGTGCCGCCGACCCCGGCAATACCGCGCCGGTGCCGGTGGACCTGGTCACCCGCTCGGCCAGCGGCCTCGATCCGCACATCAGCGTGGCCGCCGCCGAGTACCAGGCTTCCCGTGTTGCGCGGCTGCGCGACCTGCCGCTGGAGCGGGTCCGGACGCTGATCGCCGAGCACACAGAGGGCTCGGCGCACGACATCCTCGGCGACCAGCGGGTCAACGTCCTGCTGCTCAACCTGGCGCTGGACAGCGCGCACTGA
- the kdpD gene encoding two-component system sensor histidine kinase KdpD has product MSDTQRPDPDQLLAQIRQDEAQQQRGRLKIFFGACAGVGKTYAMLSAARAALAQGTQVLVGVVETHGRAETEALLQGLERLPLRQVEYKGRRLGEFDLDGALARHPPLILIDELAHSNVAGSRHPKRWQDVEELLAAGIHVWSTMNVQHLESLNDIVGSITGIRVWETVPDRIFDGADEVVMVDLPPDDLLQRLKEGKVYLAHQAERAVRNFFRKGNLIALRELALRRTADRVDSEMLEYRGRILSQPVWGTRGSLLVGVGINEQDEKTVRSSARLASQLDVPWHAVYVETPRLQRLPEARRQRTLRTLKLAQELGAEIAVLAGQDEAEVLVKYARQHNLSKVVLGRRGGSRSWRWRAGLADRIAAQGADLDLLQIALPATRGGRTEEAPRGPGSPPYLPGYLMAVLAVGAITLVATPLTEVFERTNIVMLFLLAVVAVAVRCGRGPAVLAAFLAVASFDFFFVPPRFTLAISGVQYLVTFAVMLVVALVIGQMAAGLTYQARVAQGGEDRMRGLYEMSRQLSAALMIEQVADIASQFLASELNARSALFVTDLQDRLRPPVPTDELAEVDAAVAQWCFDKEEPAGHGTDTLPAGPTLYLPLTAPMRVRGVLAIQPRENARLAIPEQRRLLDTCASLLAISLERIHYIEVAQSSTLQMESERMRNSLIGAISHDLRTPLTSLVGLAEALVQAQPPLGGAHLELANGIRELTLRMNNLLNNLLDMARLESGAVELKRAWQPLEETIGSALATCRLALGERQVEVALPADMPLVQVDAVLFERVLVNLLENAAKYTPPGTPIHIGAAARRKSFELWIDDWGPGVPPGREATIFNKFERGRKESAIPGMGLGLALCRTIIEAHGGSISASNRPGGGARFLITLPRGEPPQVPVEDEPDDTQRQP; this is encoded by the coding sequence ATGAGCGACACGCAACGCCCGGACCCCGACCAGTTGCTGGCGCAGATTCGGCAGGACGAAGCCCAGCAACAGCGTGGCCGGCTGAAGATTTTCTTCGGCGCCTGCGCCGGCGTCGGCAAGACCTACGCCATGCTCTCGGCGGCGCGCGCAGCGCTGGCCCAGGGTACCCAGGTGCTGGTGGGCGTCGTGGAAACCCATGGCCGCGCCGAGACCGAGGCACTGCTGCAAGGGCTCGAGCGACTGCCGCTGCGGCAGGTCGAATACAAGGGGCGACGCCTCGGCGAGTTCGACCTCGATGGTGCCCTCGCCCGCCACCCGCCGCTGATCCTGATCGACGAACTGGCCCACTCCAACGTCGCCGGCTCCCGCCATCCCAAGCGCTGGCAGGACGTCGAGGAGCTGCTCGCCGCCGGCATCCATGTATGGTCGACGATGAACGTGCAGCACCTGGAGAGCCTCAACGACATCGTCGGCAGCATCACCGGCATCCGGGTCTGGGAAACGGTGCCCGACCGCATCTTCGACGGTGCCGACGAAGTGGTGATGGTGGACCTGCCGCCCGACGATCTGCTGCAGCGCTTGAAGGAAGGCAAGGTCTACCTGGCCCATCAGGCCGAACGCGCGGTGCGCAACTTCTTCCGCAAGGGCAACCTGATCGCCCTGCGCGAACTGGCCCTGCGTCGCACCGCCGACCGCGTCGACAGCGAGATGCTGGAGTACCGCGGGCGCATCCTGTCGCAGCCGGTCTGGGGCACGCGCGGCTCCCTGCTGGTGGGCGTCGGGATCAATGAACAGGACGAGAAGACCGTGCGTTCCAGTGCCCGCCTGGCGTCCCAGCTCGACGTGCCCTGGCACGCCGTCTACGTCGAGACGCCCAGACTGCAGCGCCTGCCGGAGGCCCGCCGTCAGCGCACATTGCGAACGCTGAAGCTGGCCCAGGAGCTGGGTGCGGAAATCGCCGTGCTGGCGGGCCAGGATGAAGCGGAAGTCCTGGTCAAGTATGCCCGCCAGCACAATCTGTCGAAGGTGGTTCTCGGCCGTCGCGGTGGCTCGCGCAGCTGGCGCTGGCGCGCGGGCCTGGCGGACCGGATCGCCGCGCAGGGCGCCGACCTCGACCTGCTGCAGATCGCCCTGCCGGCCACACGCGGCGGCAGGACCGAGGAGGCGCCCAGGGGTCCCGGTTCCCCTCCGTACCTGCCCGGGTACCTCATGGCGGTCCTCGCGGTGGGCGCGATCACCCTTGTCGCCACGCCGCTGACAGAGGTCTTCGAGCGGACCAACATCGTCATGCTGTTCCTCCTCGCCGTGGTCGCCGTCGCGGTGCGCTGCGGGCGGGGCCCGGCGGTGCTGGCGGCGTTCCTGGCGGTGGCGTCCTTCGACTTCTTCTTCGTGCCGCCGCGTTTCACCCTGGCGATCAGCGGCGTGCAGTACCTGGTGACCTTCGCCGTCATGCTGGTGGTCGCCCTGGTCATCGGCCAGATGGCCGCCGGGCTGACCTACCAGGCGCGGGTCGCGCAGGGCGGCGAGGACCGCATGCGCGGCCTCTACGAGATGTCCCGGCAGCTGTCCGCCGCGCTGATGATCGAGCAGGTCGCCGACATCGCCAGCCAGTTCCTCGCCAGCGAGCTCAACGCCCGCTCGGCGCTCTTCGTGACCGACCTGCAGGACCGCCTGCGTCCGCCAGTGCCGACCGACGAACTGGCGGAAGTGGATGCGGCGGTCGCCCAGTGGTGCTTCGACAAGGAAGAGCCCGCCGGGCACGGCACCGACACCCTGCCGGCCGGGCCGACGCTGTACCTGCCGCTCACTGCCCCCATGCGCGTGCGCGGAGTGCTCGCCATACAGCCGCGCGAAAACGCGCGACTGGCCATACCCGAACAGCGCCGGCTGCTCGACACCTGCGCCTCCCTGCTGGCGATCTCCCTGGAACGCATCCACTACATCGAGGTGGCCCAGAGCAGCACCTTGCAGATGGAATCGGAGCGCATGCGCAATTCCCTGATCGGCGCCATTTCCCATGACCTTCGTACGCCGCTGACGTCGCTGGTGGGCCTGGCAGAAGCCCTGGTGCAGGCCCAGCCGCCGCTGGGCGGCGCGCACCTGGAGCTGGCCAACGGTATCCGCGAGCTGACCCTGCGCATGAACAACCTGCTCAACAACCTGCTGGACATGGCGCGGCTGGAGTCCGGCGCGGTCGAGCTCAAGCGCGCCTGGCAACCGCTCGAGGAAACCATCGGCAGCGCCCTGGCGACTTGCCGGCTGGCACTGGGCGAACGCCAGGTCGAGGTCGCCCTGCCCGCCGACATGCCGCTGGTGCAGGTCGATGCCGTGCTGTTCGAGCGGGTGCTGGTCAACCTGCTGGAGAACGCCGCCAAGTACACCCCGCCGGGCACGCCCATCCACATTGGCGCGGCCGCTCGCCGCAAGAGCTTCGAGCTGTGGATCGACGACTGGGGCCCCGGCGTGCCGCCCGGGCGCGAAGCGACCATCTTCAACAAGTTCGAACGTGGCCGTAAGGAGAGCGCCATCCCCGGAATGGGCCTTGGCCTGGCGCTCTGCAGGACCATCATCGAAGCCCACGGCGGCAGCATCAGCGCCAGCAACCGCCCCGGCGGCGGCGCGCGCTTCCTCATCACCCTGCCGCGTGGCGAACCGCCTCAGGTGCCGGTGGAAGACGAACCCGACGATACGCAGAGGCAGCCATGA
- a CDS encoding response regulator — protein sequence MNELPTRILVVEDDATIRRVVRMALEAEALEVYEAEGLQRGLLEAGSRAPDLIILDLGLPDGDGIELIRDLRTWSEVSIIVLSARDSEASKISALDSGADDYLAKPFGTGELLARVRSQLRRRHPHDSEAGAQVCFGGICIDLNRRSVERDGAPLHLTRLEYRLLVHLCTHPDRVLTHLHLLRAVWGPSHTEDTHYLRVFMANLRKKIEEEPARPRHLLTEVGVGYRFVP from the coding sequence ATGAACGAACTCCCCACACGAATACTGGTGGTCGAGGACGACGCCACCATCCGCCGTGTCGTGCGCATGGCCCTGGAAGCCGAGGCACTGGAGGTATACGAGGCCGAGGGCCTGCAGCGCGGCCTGCTCGAAGCCGGCTCGCGCGCGCCCGACCTGATCATCCTCGACCTGGGGCTGCCCGACGGCGACGGCATCGAACTGATCCGTGACCTGCGCACCTGGTCGGAGGTGTCGATCATCGTGCTCTCCGCACGAGACAGCGAAGCCTCGAAGATCAGCGCGTTGGACAGCGGCGCCGACGACTACCTGGCCAAGCCCTTCGGCACCGGCGAGCTGCTGGCCCGGGTGCGCAGCCAGTTGCGCCGGCGTCATCCTCACGACAGCGAAGCCGGCGCGCAGGTCTGCTTCGGCGGCATCTGCATCGACCTCAACCGGCGCAGCGTCGAACGCGACGGCGCCCCCCTGCACCTCACCCGCCTGGAGTACCGCCTGCTGGTCCACCTGTGCACGCACCCCGACCGGGTCCTGACCCACCTGCACCTGCTGCGGGCGGTCTGGGGCCCCAGCCACACGGAAGACACCCACTATCTGCGGGTATTCATGGCCAACCTGCGCAAGAAGATCGAAGAGGAACCCGCCCGACCGCGCCACCTGCTGACGGAGGTCGGCGTCGGCTATCGTTTCGTGCCCTAG
- a CDS encoding acyl carrier protein, with product MNDATHARLVYQALYNVAPDLEEESLDPEVRFDEQFEFDETDFARFVAELHRLTGVTIPHQDYPELATLANAVAYLERKHG from the coding sequence ATGAACGACGCAACCCATGCACGGCTGGTGTACCAGGCTCTTTACAACGTGGCGCCCGACCTGGAGGAGGAGTCCCTCGACCCGGAGGTCCGCTTCGACGAGCAGTTCGAATTCGACGAGACGGATTTCGCGCGCTTCGTGGCGGAGCTGCACCGTCTGACCGGCGTGACGATTCCGCATCAGGACTACCCGGAGCTGGCGACTCTGGCCAATGCGGTGGCCTACCTGGAGCGCAAGCACGGCTGA